In Neospora caninum Liverpool complete genome, chromosome II, the following are encoded in one genomic region:
- a CDS encoding putative HesB-like domain containing protein, with protein sequence MPGSRPLPSCFSSSSLFSGLSLFSSSPRSRVASFLGERKERVSLRANLLFPFPSLLCASSPPCSRLSSFSPQRFPSSLVSFISTALPSLSSLSSPSPEEGEARGKLVKVTPKALARIEELKRKRKEGAGTDRPFVIRLGVRSGGCSGLSYALDIVDEASAAPSDHREDFEEAGGFSIVVDPQSLLYVIGTKLDYADDLIGGGFRVSNPNASRSCGCGMSFGVPKAFAQQGGIDSKPKSCSTDRK encoded by the exons ATGCCGggttctcgtcctcttccttcctgcttttcttcttcctcgttgtTTTCtggcctttccctcttctcttcgtcacctcgctcgcgcgtcgcgtctttcctcggagagcggaaagagcgtgtttctctccgtgccaatctgctctttccttttccttctctcctctgtgcgtcgtctccgccgtgctcacgcctctcctcgttctctccgcaACGTTTCCCTTCGTCGCTGGTCTCCTTCATTTCCACTgcgcttccctcgctctcttctctttcctcaccttctccggaggaaggcgaggcgagggggAAACTCGTCAAGGTAACGCCGAAGGCGCTCGCCCGCATCGAG GAGCTGAAGCGGAAGCGCAAAGAAGGCGCAGGGACCGACCGGCCTTTTGTCATTCGTTTGGGAGTGCGATCGGGCGGATGCAGCGGTCTCTCCTATGCGTTGGACATCGTCGATGAG GCCAGCGCCGCTCCCAGTGACCACCGTGAAGACTTCGAGGAGGCCGGAGGTTTTTCAATCGTCGTCGATCCTCAGTCGCTCCTGTACGTGATCGGCACCAAGCTGGACTACGCCGACGACCTGATTGGAGGCGGCTTCAG GGTCTCCAACCCGAACGCATCCCGGAGTTGCGGCTGCGGCATGTCTTTCGGCGTCCCCAAGGCCTTCGCCCAACAGGGGGGTATCGACAGCAAACCCAAAAGCTGCTCGACAGATCGGAAATGA